From Trichoplusia ni isolate ovarian cell line Hi5 chromosome 11, tn1, whole genome shotgun sequence, the proteins below share one genomic window:
- the LOC113498430 gene encoding trypsin-1-like isoform X3: MGCRNALAIVIVGIIVDYSVECGRVKRVIGAEVVECGIQPRAVSLQNASSSQHLCGGTIISPYYALTAAHCVQSNEDQYVLQLNNYCVPEGAKFPTATVKKIIKHEKFDPVTKAHDIALLRITLHLCDKSWLKEQILPKSSFGLSGECTIYGYGFQDLETKETSTELLAGKLEIVSLDECRRELGPYVAPDYDSGMICAVGEGVDACQGDSGSPLICSRGKLEGISSYGMSCAVPGLPGVYTSVAAHLNWIRENMKYYAP, encoded by the exons ATGGGCTGTAGAAATGCCTTAGCTATTGTAATAGTTGGGATAATTGTTGATTATTCAGTTGAATGTGGGAGGGTAAAACGAGTGATTGGAGCTGAAGTGGTTGAATGCG GAATACAGCCACGTGCAGTCTCTCTACAAAATGCATCGTCCAGTCAACACCTATGCGGGGGAACTATAATCTCGCCATATTACGCGCTGACAGCCGCCCACTGCGTGCAATCGAATGAGGATCAATATGTTCTGCAGCTGAACAACTACTGCGTTCCTGAGGGAGCGAAGTTTCCAACTGCCACCGTTAAAAAGATTATTAAGCACGAAAAGTTTGACCC CGTCACGAAAGCACATGATATAGCTCTCTTACGGATCACCCTGCACCTTTGCGATAAGAGCTGGCTAAAAGAGCAAATACTACCAAAATCATCGTTTGGACTTTCAG GTGAATGTACAATATATGGCTACGGCTTCCAAGATCTCGAGACAAAGGAAACATCAACGGAATTGCTGGCTGGCAAGTTGGAAATAGTGTCATTGGACGAATGCAGGCGGGAGCTGGGCCCGTACGTCGCACCTGACTATGACAGCGGGATGATATGCGCTGTTGGCGAGGGCGTCGACGCCTGCCAG GGAGACTCGGGTAGTCCTCTAATCTGCTCTCGTGGTAAACTAGAAGGCATCAGCAGTTACGGCATGAGCTGTGCAGTACCCGGCCTGCCCGGCGTTTATACCAGTGTCGCGGCGCATCTGAACTGGATCcgagaaaatatgaaatattatgcgccgtaa
- the LOC113498430 gene encoding trypsin alpha-3-like isoform X2: protein MINTLSGLPYRSEFTNSYGIHSYHGDLLRRFRCKFQDRQSIPWFTYTEYSGIQPRAVSLQNASSSQHLCGGTIISPYYALTAAHCVQSNEDQYVLQLNNYCVPEGAKFPTATVKKIIKHEKFDPVTKAHDIALLRITLHLCDKSWLKEQILPKSSFGLSGECTIYGYGFQDLETKETSTELLAGKLEIVSLDECRRELGPYVAPDYDSGMICAVGEGVDACQGDSGSPLICSRGKLEGISSYGMSCAVPGLPGVYTSVAAHLNWIRENMKYYAP from the exons ATGATTAATACACTTTCGGGGCTTCCCTATAGAAGTGAGTTTACGAACAGTTACGGTATACATAGTTACCACGGAGATCTGTTACGTAGATTTCGTTGCAAGTTTCAAGATAGACAATCGATTCCTTGGTTTACCTACACCGAATATTCTG GAATACAGCCACGTGCAGTCTCTCTACAAAATGCATCGTCCAGTCAACACCTATGCGGGGGAACTATAATCTCGCCATATTACGCGCTGACAGCCGCCCACTGCGTGCAATCGAATGAGGATCAATATGTTCTGCAGCTGAACAACTACTGCGTTCCTGAGGGAGCGAAGTTTCCAACTGCCACCGTTAAAAAGATTATTAAGCACGAAAAGTTTGACCC CGTCACGAAAGCACATGATATAGCTCTCTTACGGATCACCCTGCACCTTTGCGATAAGAGCTGGCTAAAAGAGCAAATACTACCAAAATCATCGTTTGGACTTTCAG GTGAATGTACAATATATGGCTACGGCTTCCAAGATCTCGAGACAAAGGAAACATCAACGGAATTGCTGGCTGGCAAGTTGGAAATAGTGTCATTGGACGAATGCAGGCGGGAGCTGGGCCCGTACGTCGCACCTGACTATGACAGCGGGATGATATGCGCTGTTGGCGAGGGCGTCGACGCCTGCCAG GGAGACTCGGGTAGTCCTCTAATCTGCTCTCGTGGTAAACTAGAAGGCATCAGCAGTTACGGCATGAGCTGTGCAGTACCCGGCCTGCCCGGCGTTTATACCAGTGTCGCGGCGCATCTGAACTGGATCcgagaaaatatgaaatattatgcgccgtaa
- the LOC113498430 gene encoding trypsin-1-like isoform X1, with product MTGIQPRAVSLQNASSSQHLCGGTIISPYYALTAAHCVQSNEDQYVLQLNNYCVPEGAKFPTATVKKIIKHEKFDPVTKAHDIALLRITLHLCDKSWLKEQILPKSSFGLSGECTIYGYGFQDLETKETSTELLAGKLEIVSLDECRRELGPYVAPDYDSGMICAVGEGVDACQGDSGSPLICSRGKLEGISSYGMSCAVPGLPGVYTSVAAHLNWIRENMKYYAP from the exons ATGACGG GAATACAGCCACGTGCAGTCTCTCTACAAAATGCATCGTCCAGTCAACACCTATGCGGGGGAACTATAATCTCGCCATATTACGCGCTGACAGCCGCCCACTGCGTGCAATCGAATGAGGATCAATATGTTCTGCAGCTGAACAACTACTGCGTTCCTGAGGGAGCGAAGTTTCCAACTGCCACCGTTAAAAAGATTATTAAGCACGAAAAGTTTGACCC CGTCACGAAAGCACATGATATAGCTCTCTTACGGATCACCCTGCACCTTTGCGATAAGAGCTGGCTAAAAGAGCAAATACTACCAAAATCATCGTTTGGACTTTCAG GTGAATGTACAATATATGGCTACGGCTTCCAAGATCTCGAGACAAAGGAAACATCAACGGAATTGCTGGCTGGCAAGTTGGAAATAGTGTCATTGGACGAATGCAGGCGGGAGCTGGGCCCGTACGTCGCACCTGACTATGACAGCGGGATGATATGCGCTGTTGGCGAGGGCGTCGACGCCTGCCAG GGAGACTCGGGTAGTCCTCTAATCTGCTCTCGTGGTAAACTAGAAGGCATCAGCAGTTACGGCATGAGCTGTGCAGTACCCGGCCTGCCCGGCGTTTATACCAGTGTCGCGGCGCATCTGAACTGGATCcgagaaaatatgaaatattatgcgccgtaa
- the LOC113498430 gene encoding trypsin alpha-3-like isoform X4, producing MCSIVKSICCTILVKSGIQPRAVSLQNASSSQHLCGGTIISPYYALTAAHCVQSNEDQYVLQLNNYCVPEGAKFPTATVKKIIKHEKFDPVTKAHDIALLRITLHLCDKSWLKEQILPKSSFGLSGECTIYGYGFQDLETKETSTELLAGKLEIVSLDECRRELGPYVAPDYDSGMICAVGEGVDACQGDSGSPLICSRGKLEGISSYGMSCAVPGLPGVYTSVAAHLNWIRENMKYYAP from the exons ATGTGCAGTATAGTGAAATCTATCTGTTGCACTATTCTTGTGAAGTCAG GAATACAGCCACGTGCAGTCTCTCTACAAAATGCATCGTCCAGTCAACACCTATGCGGGGGAACTATAATCTCGCCATATTACGCGCTGACAGCCGCCCACTGCGTGCAATCGAATGAGGATCAATATGTTCTGCAGCTGAACAACTACTGCGTTCCTGAGGGAGCGAAGTTTCCAACTGCCACCGTTAAAAAGATTATTAAGCACGAAAAGTTTGACCC CGTCACGAAAGCACATGATATAGCTCTCTTACGGATCACCCTGCACCTTTGCGATAAGAGCTGGCTAAAAGAGCAAATACTACCAAAATCATCGTTTGGACTTTCAG GTGAATGTACAATATATGGCTACGGCTTCCAAGATCTCGAGACAAAGGAAACATCAACGGAATTGCTGGCTGGCAAGTTGGAAATAGTGTCATTGGACGAATGCAGGCGGGAGCTGGGCCCGTACGTCGCACCTGACTATGACAGCGGGATGATATGCGCTGTTGGCGAGGGCGTCGACGCCTGCCAG GGAGACTCGGGTAGTCCTCTAATCTGCTCTCGTGGTAAACTAGAAGGCATCAGCAGTTACGGCATGAGCTGTGCAGTACCCGGCCTGCCCGGCGTTTATACCAGTGTCGCGGCGCATCTGAACTGGATCcgagaaaatatgaaatattatgcgccgtaa
- the LOC113498429 gene encoding cytoplasmic phosphatidylinositol transfer protein 1 isoform X2, whose amino-acid sequence MVLTKEFRICMPMTVEEYRIGQLYMIARHSFEQSSNGEGVEVVANEQVTDEVNGVGQFTEKRIHLSSHLPYWVQSLIPKIFYVTEKAWNYYPYTITEYTCSFIPKFSISIQTRYEDNNGTTENCLGMTPEELEQREVDFLDIAYDEIKPHHYKEAEDPKFFKSEKTGRGPLVEGWRDSHQPIMCCYKSVSVKFEVWGLQTRVEEYVQGAIREILLLGHRQAFAWMDDWYNMTIEDVREYEKEMQAKTNIKLKTASEAAEGAGEDKNSDSSKPQTPKTPKSPKSTSSTPSAEARKYKKLV is encoded by the exons atggtaCTAACAAAAGAATTTAGAATATGTATGCCGATGACAGTGGAGgag TATCGCATTGGGCAGTTGTATATGATTGCTCGGCATAGCTTCGAGCAGTCAAGCAATGGGGAGGGAGTGGAGGTAGTGGCCAATGAACAGGTCACTGATGAAGTCAATGGTGTGGGGCAGTTTACTGAGAAAAGAATCCATTTGTCCAG CCATCTACCTTATTGGGTCCAGTCTTTGATACCAAAAATATTCTATGTCACTGAGAAAGCCTGGAATTATTATCCTTATACTATTACAG AATATACA TGCTCGTTCATTCCAAAGTTCTCTATATCCATTCAAACAAGATATGAAGATAATAATGGGACAACAGAGAAT TGCCTAGGCATGACCCCTGAGGAACTAGAACAAAGAGAGGTAGATTTCCTAGATATCGCCTATGATGAGATCAAACCACATCATTACAAAGAGGCAGAAGATCCGAAGTTCTTTAAATCTGAGAAGACGGGCCGTGGTCCGCTCGTGGAAGGCTGGAGGGACTCCCATCAGCCCATCATGTGCTGTTATAAGTCTGTCAGCGTGAAGTTCGAGGTCTGGGGTCTGCAGACTAGGGTTGAGGAGTATGTACAAGGA GCAATCCGCGAGATACTGCTGCTTGGTCATCGTCAGGCGTTCGCTTGGATGGATGATTGGTACAACATGACCATTGAAGACGTACGAGAGTATGAAAAGGAGATGCAGGCAAAAACCAATATAAAG CTAAAGACCGCATCAGAAGCCGCCGAGGGTGCCGGTGAGGATAAAAACTCAGATTCTTCCAAACCTCAAACTCCAAAGACGCCTAAATCACCAAAGAGTACGAGCAGCACCCCGTCAGCAGAAG ccagaaaatacaaaaagctTGTGTAA
- the LOC113498429 gene encoding cytoplasmic phosphatidylinositol transfer protein 1 isoform X1: MVLTKEFRICMPMTVEEYRIGQLYMIARHSFEQSSNGEGVEVVANEQVTDEVNGVGQFTEKRIHLSSHLPYWVQSLIPKIFYVTEKAWNYYPYTITEYTCSFIPKFSISIQTRYEDNNGTTENCLGMTPEELEQREVDFLDIAYDEIKPHHYKEAEDPKFFKSEKTGRGPLVEGWRDSHQPIMCCYKSVSVKFEVWGLQTRVEEYVQGAIREILLLGHRQAFAWMDDWYNMTIEDVREYEKEMQAKTNIKLKTASEAAEGAGEDKNSDSSKPQTPKTPKSPKSTSSTPSAEGRSWFNWS, encoded by the exons atggtaCTAACAAAAGAATTTAGAATATGTATGCCGATGACAGTGGAGgag TATCGCATTGGGCAGTTGTATATGATTGCTCGGCATAGCTTCGAGCAGTCAAGCAATGGGGAGGGAGTGGAGGTAGTGGCCAATGAACAGGTCACTGATGAAGTCAATGGTGTGGGGCAGTTTACTGAGAAAAGAATCCATTTGTCCAG CCATCTACCTTATTGGGTCCAGTCTTTGATACCAAAAATATTCTATGTCACTGAGAAAGCCTGGAATTATTATCCTTATACTATTACAG AATATACA TGCTCGTTCATTCCAAAGTTCTCTATATCCATTCAAACAAGATATGAAGATAATAATGGGACAACAGAGAAT TGCCTAGGCATGACCCCTGAGGAACTAGAACAAAGAGAGGTAGATTTCCTAGATATCGCCTATGATGAGATCAAACCACATCATTACAAAGAGGCAGAAGATCCGAAGTTCTTTAAATCTGAGAAGACGGGCCGTGGTCCGCTCGTGGAAGGCTGGAGGGACTCCCATCAGCCCATCATGTGCTGTTATAAGTCTGTCAGCGTGAAGTTCGAGGTCTGGGGTCTGCAGACTAGGGTTGAGGAGTATGTACAAGGA GCAATCCGCGAGATACTGCTGCTTGGTCATCGTCAGGCGTTCGCTTGGATGGATGATTGGTACAACATGACCATTGAAGACGTACGAGAGTATGAAAAGGAGATGCAGGCAAAAACCAATATAAAG CTAAAGACCGCATCAGAAGCCGCCGAGGGTGCCGGTGAGGATAAAAACTCAGATTCTTCCAAACCTCAAACTCCAAAGACGCCTAAATCACCAAAGAGTACGAGCAGCACCCCGTCAGCAGAAGGTCGGTCCTGGTTCAACTGGTCTTAA